A single genomic interval of Penicillium psychrofluorescens genome assembly, chromosome: 2 harbors:
- a CDS encoding uncharacterized protein (ID:PFLUO_003659-T1.cds;~source:funannotate), which yields MNGSSPSQSYSVPLNARRVFEEGVLNNAWIRKHLPSEAVNFAAHITFDGSSEPSIPVNWRFAESAAALKALEASLIAALMKKKEGLSVERATINTDHAQLFLMSCYLWTINPGSKDAVSRTQNANLLDKMIPDYNYHGRDTTLYRKMVTNIYRTADGRYFNLHGSLQPDITLDMLGLPRNIEVSSNEEAVAPFIERLSRYDSEKLQHQVSDVYKQAGIICHSADSFRETEHGKANSHVSLFEIHDYPSTAQAPTWWSTPSGQNTSQRPLAGLKVVDMSRIIAAPAIARGLAELGASVMRVTSPKLPDLHNLHIDLNWGKWNCSIDLSTEEGKQNLRDLISEADVVIQGYRPGSLEKHGFGPQGILNMTKDRPQGIVVLQENCYGWYGPWSHRIGWQQISDSCVGVSHGFGKSMGLEDGESVTAIFPNSDYMTGISGVCAVLVALMKRGENGGSYVAEAALNYYNQWLVNDVGEYPEDVWDTLWAQHGRMKFR from the coding sequence ATGAATGGATCATCCCCCTCGCAATCTTACTCCGTTCCATTGAATGCTCGGCGGGTATTTGAAGAAGGGGTCCTCAATAATGCCTGGATTAGAAAGCACTTGCCTTCTGAAGCAGTCAACTTCGCAGCTCACATAACATTCGATGGCAGCAGCGAACCGAGTATTCCTGTCAACTGGCGCTTTGCAgagtcagcagcagcgctCAAGGCTCTCGAGGCATCTCTTATCGCCGCATtaatgaagaagaaagaaggtCTCTCGGTTGAAAGGGCGACAATTAACACCGACCACGCTCAGCTCTTTCTGATGTCTTGCTATCTATGGACAATCAATCCCGGCTCTAAAGATGCTGTCTCGCGCACTCAAAATGCAAATCTTCTTGACAAGATGATTCCGGACTACAATTATCATGGGAGGGATACAACACTGTACCGCAAAATGGTCACAAATATCTATCGAACAGCGGACGGACGCTACTTCAATCTTCACGGGAGTCTGCAACCAGATATTACCTTGGACATGCTTGGACTTCCGCGTAACATTGAAGTGTCAAGCAATGAAGAAGCTGTGGCACCTTTTATCGAGCGACTCTCGCGTTATGACAGCGAGAAATTGCAGCATCAAGTATCGGATGTCTACAAGCAAGCTGGCATCATCTGCCATTCTGCTGATTCATTCCGGGAAACTGAGCATGGAAAAGCAAACTCTCATGTATCACTGTTTGAGATCCACGACTATCCGTCCACAGCACAAGCTCCAACATGGTGGTCGACTCCTTCTGGTCAGAATACTTCTCAAAGACCACTTGCAGGTCTCAAGGTAGTGGATATGTCTCGAATCATTGCTGCACCAGCAATAGCTCGCGGCCTTGCTGAGCTAGGAGCCTCCGTCATGCGCGTAACTTCTCCGAAACTTCCAGATCTTCATAATTTACATATTGATCTCAACTGGGGGAAATGGAACTGCAGTATAGATCTTTCGacagaggaagggaagcaaAATCTACGTGATCTTATTTCCGAAGCAGACGTTGTCATTCAAGGTTATCGACCCGGTTCGCTCGAAAAACATGGCTTCGGCCCACAAGGTATCTTAAACATGACAAAAGATCGTCCGCAAGGAATTGTCGTGCTTCAAGAGAACTGCTACGGGTGGTATGGCCCATGGTCCCACCGCATTGGCTGGCAACAGATCAGTGATTCCTGCGTTGGTGTATCTCATGGCTTCGGCAAGTCCATGGGActggaagacggagagagcGTAACGGCCATTTTTCCAAACAGTGATTATATGACCGGTATCTCCGGCGTTTGCGCCGTGCTAGTCGCCTTGATGAAGAGAGGGGAAAACGGGGGTAGTTATGTCGCCGAGGCGGCACTGAACTACTACAACCAGTGGCTCGTTAATGATGTTGGCGAGTACCCAGAAGATGTATGGGATACCTTGTGGGCTCAACATGGCAGGATGAAATTTCGGTAA